One genomic region from Natrinema caseinilyticum encodes:
- a CDS encoding HVO_2901 family zinc finger protein: MHTCRNCNQSFQTELALELHRDTCKKGQLFCQVCGDRFREGEATQDGWHYECPNEDCDGDGLQEDLYRVEDVRTATH; the protein is encoded by the coding sequence ATGCACACCTGTCGTAACTGCAACCAGTCGTTTCAGACGGAGCTCGCCCTCGAGTTACACCGAGACACGTGCAAAAAGGGACAACTCTTCTGTCAGGTATGTGGCGATCGATTCCGAGAAGGCGAAGCGACCCAGGATGGGTGGCACTACGAGTGTCCGAACGAGGACTGTGACGGGGACGGACTCCAGGAAGATCTGTATCGCGTCGAAGACGTTCGGACCGCAACCCACTGA
- a CDS encoding DUF5805 domain-containing protein, translated as MGETSDTSRTAVKTYVPAYQKSEWQSHADDLGMSQSEFVRAMVQAGRKGFESDTMEPSSPDPDPGGNGLEKQVLELLSADTYSWDELLEAVSEDIESRLDETIEQLQTNNRIRYSGRHGGYTTVDGGDDDD; from the coding sequence ATGGGCGAAACGTCGGATACATCTCGAACGGCTGTCAAAACGTACGTCCCAGCCTACCAGAAATCTGAATGGCAATCACACGCAGACGACCTCGGGATGAGTCAAAGCGAATTCGTCAGAGCGATGGTTCAGGCCGGCCGAAAAGGTTTCGAATCAGACACTATGGAACCCTCTTCTCCGGACCCAGACCCTGGGGGTAACGGCCTCGAAAAGCAGGTCCTCGAGTTGCTTTCCGCTGACACGTATTCGTGGGACGAACTCCTCGAGGCGGTTTCCGAAGACATCGAGTCGCGACTGGACGAGACGATCGAGCAACTGCAGACGAACAATCGAATCCGATACAGCGGGCGCCACGGAGGGTACACGACGGTCGACGGTGGTGACGATGACGACTGA
- a CDS encoding PH domain-containing protein, with protein MRKLHPASIAVRSLSRSLNTGFVFFVVGVVVSPGGNGMDLLSVFGLVAFGIVTGIVYEFAYYQRFRYELTEDTFDVTSGVISRRDRELPLGRIQNVDIRQNVVERVVGIAAVHIETAGGGETEVSLRYVDETEARRLRRQLRRGARTETGGGDASTDEDRAASLETATAEDEDVLFEIQPRELAILSVFTIDPGASVLGGIALSFASGFDPSTLIPVDRPAELPGPVTGLGAIVWGLLAFVLAAWVISAALTFTRYYGFRLTRVDDELYYERGLLQRYSGTIPLEKVQALTISESIPFRWFGFAALSVETAGYAPGQESRGSESAIPLADTDRVTALARAIEPFGPVDLESPPRRARERYAVRYLLVLAAVVAVAYLGARYTAVVRQWYVLLVIGVVVPVAAHLKWVNRGFRVGDRFLLTRTGFWRRTTKIVPHYRVQAVLHEATIFQRRRRLASVTADTASSASFFGRAATAHDVDADRGLEIQAEIEERLQDRLRVRNRHRSGGRWFRDSGEQTDGWRGDDSKR; from the coding sequence ATGAGAAAGCTCCATCCAGCGTCTATCGCCGTCCGGTCGCTCTCGCGGAGTCTCAATACCGGGTTCGTGTTCTTCGTCGTCGGCGTCGTCGTCTCCCCGGGCGGGAACGGGATGGATCTGCTGTCGGTTTTCGGTCTCGTCGCGTTCGGTATCGTCACGGGTATCGTCTACGAGTTCGCCTATTACCAGCGGTTCCGGTACGAACTCACCGAGGACACCTTCGACGTCACGTCCGGGGTGATTTCGCGTCGGGACCGTGAACTCCCGCTGGGGCGGATTCAAAACGTCGATATCAGACAGAACGTCGTCGAACGAGTCGTCGGTATCGCCGCGGTCCACATCGAAACCGCCGGGGGCGGCGAGACCGAAGTCAGTCTCCGGTACGTAGACGAAACGGAGGCCCGCCGTCTCAGACGGCAACTGAGACGCGGCGCTCGCACCGAAACCGGTGGCGGCGACGCGTCCACGGACGAAGACCGCGCCGCGTCACTCGAGACGGCGACGGCGGAGGACGAAGACGTCCTGTTCGAAATCCAGCCGCGCGAACTCGCGATCTTGAGCGTCTTCACGATCGACCCCGGAGCGAGCGTGCTGGGCGGTATCGCGCTCTCTTTTGCCAGTGGGTTCGATCCCAGCACGTTGATTCCGGTCGATCGGCCCGCCGAGCTACCGGGACCGGTAACGGGACTGGGTGCGATCGTCTGGGGACTCCTGGCTTTCGTGCTCGCAGCCTGGGTCATCAGCGCAGCGCTCACGTTCACCCGTTACTACGGGTTCCGTCTCACACGCGTCGACGACGAACTCTATTACGAACGTGGACTCCTCCAGCGCTACAGCGGGACGATCCCCCTCGAGAAGGTCCAGGCGCTTACGATCTCCGAGTCGATCCCGTTTCGGTGGTTCGGCTTCGCGGCGCTGAGCGTCGAGACGGCCGGATACGCGCCCGGACAGGAGTCACGCGGGTCTGAATCCGCGATTCCGCTCGCAGACACCGACCGCGTGACCGCGCTCGCGCGGGCGATCGAACCCTTCGGCCCGGTGGACCTCGAGTCCCCACCGAGGCGGGCCAGAGAACGGTATGCGGTCCGGTACCTGCTCGTTCTCGCCGCCGTCGTCGCCGTCGCGTATCTCGGAGCCCGGTACACTGCCGTCGTTCGGCAGTGGTACGTTCTCCTCGTAATCGGTGTCGTCGTTCCGGTCGCGGCCCACCTGAAATGGGTGAACCGAGGGTTCCGGGTCGGCGATCGGTTTTTGCTCACGCGCACGGGATTCTGGCGGCGGACGACCAAAATCGTCCCGCATTACCGCGTGCAGGCCGTCCTTCACGAAGCGACGATCTTCCAGCGGCGACGGCGACTCGCCAGCGTGACGGCGGACACCGCGAGTTCTGCCTCGTTCTTCGGTCGAGCGGCGACGGCCCACGACGTGGACGCTGATCGCGGACTCGAGATTCAAGCCGAAATCGAAGAGCGCCTTCAGGACCGACTCCGTGTACGAAATCGACACCGGTCGGGTGGCCGGTGGTTTCGAGACTCGGGCGAGCAGACGGACGGGTGGCGAGGTGACGACTCCAAACGGTGA
- a CDS encoding hemolysin family protein — MDTLVIGGRLIAGVLLILANAFFVAIEFALTRARQFTEEEFVGGDPKLERAWEMTDDLEIYLTTCQVGITASSIAVGIVAEPALAAIFEPLFENTVLATIGSGAIIAFLIINLVHLTHGEQTPTYLGVERSRMVCRYGAAPLYWFHWIISPLITIGDGVAKWTLKLFGIEMTGAWLETEEDVIESRADLRNRLGSILEEGDLPDERREEVMNAFQIGEQSIRDVMVGSEEIVALSTDDDADENLRKMAERPQTRYPLAGAELTDFRGIVYTPVLLRHREELADGDVDFAELAAPPMTLSPDTDVSDAVDQFQAENQELALVIEDGEVVGLVTITDLLEAVMGDIEDPLDLERLETADR, encoded by the coding sequence ATGGATACGCTCGTCATCGGGGGGAGACTGATCGCAGGGGTGTTGCTCATCTTGGCGAACGCCTTCTTCGTCGCTATCGAGTTCGCACTGACTCGCGCTCGTCAGTTCACCGAGGAGGAATTCGTCGGCGGTGACCCGAAACTAGAGCGGGCGTGGGAAATGACGGACGATCTCGAGATCTATCTCACCACGTGTCAGGTGGGTATTACGGCCTCGAGCATCGCGGTCGGGATCGTCGCCGAACCAGCACTGGCTGCCATCTTCGAGCCTCTGTTCGAGAACACGGTACTGGCCACGATCGGCAGCGGGGCGATCATCGCCTTCCTGATCATCAATCTCGTTCACCTGACACACGGCGAGCAGACGCCGACGTATCTCGGCGTCGAACGGTCGCGGATGGTCTGTCGGTACGGCGCGGCGCCGCTTTACTGGTTCCACTGGATAATCTCGCCGCTCATCACGATCGGCGACGGCGTCGCGAAGTGGACCCTCAAACTCTTCGGGATCGAAATGACCGGCGCGTGGCTCGAGACCGAAGAAGACGTCATCGAATCCCGCGCAGACCTCCGGAACCGACTCGGATCGATCCTCGAGGAGGGCGATCTTCCGGACGAACGACGCGAAGAGGTGATGAACGCGTTTCAGATCGGCGAACAGTCGATCCGGGACGTGATGGTCGGGTCGGAGGAAATCGTCGCGCTGTCGACGGACGACGACGCCGACGAAAATCTCCGAAAGATGGCCGAACGGCCGCAAACGCGGTATCCGCTGGCCGGCGCCGAACTGACCGACTTTCGGGGAATCGTCTACACGCCGGTCCTTCTCAGACACCGCGAGGAACTCGCCGATGGCGACGTCGACTTCGCCGAACTGGCCGCACCGCCGATGACCCTCTCACCCGATACGGACGTGAGCGACGCGGTCGACCAGTTTCAGGCGGAAAATCAGGAACTGGCGCTCGTGATCGAAGACGGGGAGGTCGTCGGACTCGTCACGATCACCGACTTGCTCGAGGCGGTGATGGGCGACATCGAGGACCCGCTCGATTTGGAACGGCTCGAAACGGCCGATCGCTGA
- a CDS encoding PH domain-containing protein — MERLTPRVRVVWLVLATARAAIFGGLVVGGAIALSRTDLWIPAPSVFVPAVAAVVIVLAVIRVFVAWRRYAVWRFDLRDDDLYIKRGVFTRIQTVVPYVRVQHVDSRRSPLERTVGLATVVVFTAGSRSSDVAIPGLTPARAEDLQEALRRLAIESAGEDAV; from the coding sequence ATGGAACGGCTCACCCCGCGGGTTCGGGTTGTCTGGCTCGTCCTCGCGACCGCTCGAGCCGCGATCTTCGGCGGACTCGTCGTCGGCGGGGCGATCGCGCTTTCCCGCACCGATCTCTGGATCCCCGCACCGAGTGTCTTCGTTCCGGCGGTGGCCGCCGTCGTTATCGTACTGGCCGTTATCCGAGTCTTCGTCGCCTGGCGACGGTACGCCGTCTGGCGGTTCGATCTCCGCGACGACGATCTGTACATCAAACGCGGCGTCTTCACCAGGATCCAGACGGTCGTCCCGTACGTCCGCGTTCAACACGTCGACTCTCGGCGGTCGCCACTCGAGCGAACCGTCGGCCTCGCGACGGTCGTCGTCTTTACCGCCGGTTCGCGGAGCTCGGACGTCGCCATTCCCGGACTGACGCCTGCACGCGCCGAAGATTTACAGGAAGCGTTGCGCCGACTCGCAATCGAGAGCGCGGGAGAAGATGCAGTGTAA